GACTGAGGGGAGGGGAGCAGCCGCAGACGCTGGACGTTGATGTGATCGATGATCTGACCGGAACCGTTGCGCCGGGTGACCGGGTGATAATTAACGGTATTCTTCGCTCTGTTCAGCGGGTAAATCATGGCAACAAAAGCACGCTCTTTGATATCTATATCGAAGCGAATTCAATTGAGATCGGCGAAAAAGAGTTTGAAGAGGTAGAGATCTCAGAAGAGGATGAAAAAATAATCCGGGATCTGAGTAATGATCCTGAAATTTACGATAAAATATCCCACTCTATCGCGCCCTCGATTTATGGTATGCAGGATGTGAAAACGGCGATCTCCCTCGTGCTCTTTGGCGGAATTGCCAAAGAGATGCCGGATGGGAGCAGTCTTCGTGGTGATATCCACATGCTCCTTGTAGGAGATCCGGGTATTGCAAAGTCCCAGGTGCTCAGGTATGTCATCAAGTTATCTCCCCGTGGCATTTATACCAGTGGGAAATCATCAACGTCTGCCGGACTGACTGCAACTGCTGTCAAAGACGAATTCGGAGATGGCAGATGGACTCTTGAGGCAGGTGCACTGGTCTTAGCAGACATGGGTATCGCTGCGGTTGATGAGATGGACAAGATGGCAAAAGAAGATCGCAGTGCACTCCACGAAGCGATGGAACAGCAGACAATATCCATTGCAAAGGCAGGCATCACCGCTACTCTCAGGTCACGGTGTGCTCTTCTGGGGGCGGCAAATCCCAAAATGGGGCGATTTGATGAGTATGCCCCCATTGCGGAGCAGATCAATATGCCGCCATCGCTGCTGTCACGTTTTGATTTGATCTTCATCATGGAGGATAAACCCGAACAGAAACTGGACCGTGCCATTGGTGAGCATATCCTGAAATCCCACAGTGTCGGTGAACTTATTCAGCACAATGAAAAGTTCCCGATAGAAGGAATAAATGAAGAGTACATCCTGCAGCAGCTTGCACCTGTCACACCAGAGATTGAACCGGAGGTTTTCCGCAAATACATTGCCTATGCAAAACGGAACTGTTTCCCGATTCTCTCTGATGACGCCCGTGAAACCCTGATCAGCTATTATCTGAATCTGCGAAGTCTTGCAGATGATAACAGTAAACCGGTTCCCGTTACCGCACGACAGCTGGAAGGGCTTGTCCGTCTTTCAGAGGCAAGTGCACGTATCCGCCTCAGCAATGAAATTGAAGTGTTTGATGCGGAACGCGTTATCCAAATTGCCGACAGATGCCTGAAGAAAGTGGCGTATGACGCTGAAACAGGCACGTATGATATCGATAAACTGGTTACCGGCGTCCCAAAGAAACGTCGTGATATTGCGCGCCTCCTAAAAGAGACAATTCGTGAACTGGCGGATGACAAAGGAATGGCACAGATATCCGATATTGTCAGCACTCTCCTGGCTTCCGGGCATAACAGGGAAGATATTGAGAAGATGATCGAACAGATGACGAAATCAGGAGAAGCCATGGAACCACGCCATGGCGTAATACGGCTCATTAATTAGAGCCATAACCACTGATTTTATTGATTCACCGGAGAAACCAAAAATAATGACAGACGATGCTATTCAGGCTGCCTTTGAGGCAGGAATAAAACTTGGTGCCCTGTACCACCAGTGGGTGGGTACCCCGATATCGCCTGATACCGCCAAATCGGTTGAAACCGCAATTGCAAATGCTGTTGCCCTGCAGCCCTGTGTCGATTCCGTATCCGTCACCATCAACACAGAGATGATGGAAATAAATCCGTTCGGATACAGTGAGCTTGCAGGAAAGATGTTTGAGGTTGAGATTCAGACGTCAGTCGGAGACACAACATGCACCGCATCCCTCAAATTTGACGGAGAATATCCCCTCATGGAAATTCTTGATATCAAATGACAGGACTGGACATTCCGGTAACTGATGATCATATCCATATCGACCGGGAAAACGGACGGGGGATAGAGGCCGCCAAGGATTTTTTCCGTGCAGGCGGCACACATATTTTTCTTGTGACGAAACCGTCATGGTCCCATAATGTCCATCCGGTGACCGGGGATGAATTCAGGCATGTATACGAATTAACGCTTGAAACCGCAGCAGCCATCCGGGAGACGGGTGTTGTGGTCTTCCCGATACTCGGAGTGCATCCCGCAGAGATCGGGAAACTGACTGATCGGATGTCACTAGCTGACGCCGAAGCGGTGATGAAAAGAGGTCTTGACATCGCGGCAGAATATGTGGGGGAACAGGCCGCAGTCGCACTGAAATCGGGCCGTCCGCATTATCCGGTTGAACCCGATGTATGGGAGGCATCGAATCGTATCCTGGAGCATGCTCTCATCCTCGCGCACGATAGTGACTGTGCCCTGCAGATTCATGCGGAAACAGGGCCGTGCGCTGATGTGTTTGATATGGCAACCCGCATTGGAATTTCACCGGGACGTGTGGTCAAACATTTTGGGACACCGGATACCCCCCTGATGCCCTCCCTTCTTGCACGCACCAAAGAGATTCCAGCGTGTGCGCACCAGGGTCTTGTGTTTACGATGGAGAGTGACTATATGGATGACAACTCCCGGCCGGGTGCAGTCATCGGCCCGAAATCCGTGCCGCGTTATACCCGAAAATACCTTGAAGGGGACCTAATCAGTGAAGAGGAAGCATGGAATATCCATGCAGACACACCTGCAAAGGTATACGGTGTGGAAATATCACTATTCTAGTGCCTTCCCCATATTTTTAATCATTCCTGCGAAATAGTATACATAATGTATATGAAGATACACCGGTATTCAGGTGTAGGTCACATTGTTGCTGTATGCGACACGGAACTTCTCAACACAACTCTGACAGACGAAGACCTTACCATACATGTTAATGAGGGATTTTACGGCACTACCCAATGCACTGATGATGAGGTAAAAGATGCAATTATGCATGCGTCGAATTGCAACCTTATCGGAAAAAAAGCAATCAGAATAGCCATTGAATGCGGCATTCTGGATAAAAACGGATATATGATGATTGGGGATGTACCGCATGCCCAAATTTACCGGACTTAAAAAAAGAGTATAGAAATATGGCAATACAGGAGAACTTCTGCCCGAAATGTGGAGGCAAAACCGCAAATGAAGGCCTTTGCAATAAATGCAAGGTGGAATCTATTGAATGGCTGATCTGCGAACCACGGGTAGAATGTGTAATATGCCCGACATGCGGCTCGATGAAACGGGGGAGCATCTGGACTGATGTGACATATGATCGTCAACAACTCATTGAAGAACTGGCATTTGCAGCAGTGTCCGTTCATAATGATCTTGAAGATCCGGAACTGGCCATATCCACCAGAGATCCGACACCAAATCGCACGCACTGCATTATCTATGTCAGGGGACAGTTGTATGGTCTGCCTGTCCAGAAAACCTGTGAACTGAAAATTATCTGGAAAAAAGAGAATTGCGACAGGTGCAGCAGATTATCCGGCGGATATTACGAATCGACCATTCAGGTGCGTGCAACGGACAGAAAACCGGATGCATATGAACGGGAACGGGTGGAAAAAATAGCGTATGATATTGAAGAGAGCGTTCAGGAAGCAGGAGAACGCCTTTCGTTTATCACCCGTGTTGATAATACCCGTGACGGTGTGGACATTGTTGTCTCAAGCCACAATATTGGCGATACCATCTCCCGGCAGATTGTAACGGAAATGGGTGGAAAAATAACCCGCCATCCAAAACTGGTGGGTGAGCGGGACGGAAGAAAATTATACCGTATCACCATACTCCTTCGGCTTCCCCAGTTTCGGAAAGGCGATGTTGTTTTCTTTAAAAAACGGTATTACGAAGTCAGGGGCACAGATTCCGGTCTTCTCAGGGTTTTTGATCTGAGTGAAGGGATCTCAAATGTTCTCCATGACGGGGAGTATCGGCTGATTGGCAATATCAGGGATGCCGAATCCGCTGATGTCACCTATATTGATAATGATATTGCTGGCATTCTTGACCCTGTCTCCTACGAAATAAAGGATGTAAAAGCACAGGCATGGCTCAGGCTCGCCGCACATGAAAAGGTACGATTTCTTCGTGACAAAGAAGAAGACGAGATCATTCTGGTCGGATGATAATGAGGGTGCGGAAATATCCACGGGAGATGCTCTCTGTCCTCACGGATGCAGAATGGGTGGATACTACCCGCCGCCCGTATGTGAGAGGAGATGATGCGTTCATTCCTGTCAAAACGGGGTATGCTGCAGACGAGGTGATCGCAGAGAAGACGCCCTACTCCGGAAGAGGATATCAGATGCTGGGTGATGTGGCACTTTTGCATGGCAGACCACCCACAGAACAGGAGATCAGAGAGATCGGGGACTGGATTCATCCACGCGGCATTGTATATGTCTCCGGATACCGTGGCGAAAAGCGAATCCCCGACGCATCTGTTGTATACGGAGAATGCGGTGAGGTATGCCATCATGAAGCGGGTTTTATCTTTTACCTGGATCCCATGACGGTGATGTTTGCCATGGGCAACCGTGAAGAAAAGATGCGTATGTCTGAATTAATCCGTACATCCGGCGAACATCACCCGATCCGGTGTGCTGATATGTTTGCGGGGATTGGCTATTTCACCATACCTGCCGCGGTGCATGGTGCAACTGTTCATGCAATGGAGATAAATCCTGACTCTTTTCATTATTTGGAGAAAAATATTGTTGCAAATAGCGTTGAAGCAGCAGTCACTCCGGAATTGGGAGACTGCAGGGATAACCTCAACGGCGTGTATGACCATATTCTGATGGGACATTTCGATGCGCTTGCATTTCTCCCCGATGCGTGTGCGCATGTGCGCCGGGGGACCGTTCTTCATGTGCACACCGTTGGAGAGCAGTATGATGCCATATCCAAAATCTGTGAAGAAGCAGGTTTTTCCACAAAGATTACTCCATATCGGGTTAAAAAATATGGACCAGGTGCATGGCACATGGTGCATGATGTGGTGATACAATGAATACCGTACGCACGACACTTACAGGAAAACAGATTGTTTTGGGGATCACCGGGAGCATTGCAGCCGTTGATGATGTGAAACTCGCACACGCGCTCCGGCGCCTGGGGGCTGATGTGCAGGGAGTAATGACGACTGCTGCCTGTGGAATTCTGCATGCTGATGCAATCACCTATGCAACCGGTCATGAGACGATTACCCGGTGCGGGGGACTTGTTGAGCATGTCACCTACTGCGGGGACGGGGGAAGTGCAGATCTGCTGTTAATTGCCCCTGCAACGGCAAATACGATCTGCAAGATTGCACATGGTATCGACGATACCCCGGTTACCACCTTTGCCACCACTGCCATCGGGAGCGGTATGCCTGTTGTTCTGGTGCCTGCGATGCATGAGAGTATGTACCGCCATCCCGGAGTATGTGCCTGCCTTGAAACTCTCAAAACGTGGGGAATAACGATTGTTGATCCCCGGATAGAAGAGGGGAAGGCAAAAATCGCAGCTATTGACACCATTGTGCATAAAACGGAACGGGCGCTCTCCGGCCTGCCTCTTGCAGGAAAGACTGTTCTCATAACCAGCGGGCCATGCCGTGAGCGCCTGGATGATGTACGGGTGCTCACCGCACGCTCCTCAGGTATTATGGGAAAAGAACTCGCACGTGAGGCCTCCCGACTGGGGGCGGAGGTTTGGATCGTGCATGGGGATACGCTCTCTGTGCCGCATGTACACAATGTATATGCAGAGTCTGCCGGCGAGATGCTCACCGCCATCCGGACACTGTGTGAAAGGCAGACCTTTGATTATTATCTCAGTGCCGCGGCAATCTCTGACTTTGCACCGGCGCCCAGAGAGGGAAAAATACCGAGCGGAGAGAATGTGACGGTAGAACTGCTCGTGCAGCCCAAAATTATTCTGGATGTTATGCAGGGAAAAAACCGTCCCAAAGTGATAGTCGCGTTTAAACTGGGATGGGACAGCAGAACAGAGGCAGAAAACCTGCTTGAAGCAGGGGCGGATATGGTTGCCGCAAATACTCCTGATGTACTGGGAAGGGATACCGGTGCATATGATCTTATTCGCAGAGATTGGTGCGTCCACGTAGAGGGCACAAAGACAGAGGTGGCAGAAACGCTATGGCAGAATCTGCTGTAGGATTTTCACCCGGACATATATCCGGGTATTTCCGGAGATTTGACGGGGACAGCATGGAGTCCACCGGAAGTTGCGGCGGGGGAATTGTGATTGACAAGGGGGTGTACGCAGTGGTCACGCCTGCTCGTGAGACCTCGGTTTCGGTTAATGTTGCACGAAGTGCAGATGAAGATACCTGTATTGCACGCACATCACCGCCAATCGAGTATGCACTGGAGAGACTCGGCGTAACGGCAACGGTGAAAACCATCACGTCCCTGCCGCCCGGAGCCGGATTCGGTCTCTCTGCTGCTGCACTTCTTGCAACCCTTACAGCTGCAAATGCGCTTTTTGAAACCGGACTCACAGATGATGCCATTGCCCGGCTTGCACACATTTCCGAACTGGAGCATCAGACCGGACTCGGTGATGTGGCTGCGTGCACCGGGGGCGGGATTGTGTGCAGGAAAGAGCCCGGAATTTCATCTTCTATTATCCGAATGAATGGCAGCGGGGTCACGCTTTCTGCGCTGAGTTATGGCGGGCTCTCCACCGCTGACGTCATCACCTCCCCTGCACAGATGGCCCGTGTCAAAGAGGCATATTCTGCGGAATGCGCTAAAAGCCCGCAGGATTTTTTCCGTATATCACGTGAGTTTGCAGAGAAGAGCGGGCTTATTCCGGAAGAAATTCGCCCGATACTGGATGCATGTGATGAACATGGAATACCTGCATCCATGACCATGCTTGGGAAGGGTGTTTTTGCCCTTGGCGACCAATCATTCTCTGTATTATCTGAATTCGGAATTCCCTGTGAACTGCATGTGGCAGAAGAGGGATTTCGGCTTATCGAAGTGAAATAACATGATACCTGACAATCATCCCCGGTACCGGTCGCTTGTGGCACGCGAACGTATTGCAGACGCGGTGCGTTCAGGAATTGTCGTCGTCGAGGGGGCAAGTGCGCATGGAAGAGGGGAGGCATTTGACTATCTCCTTTGTGAAAAAACATCGGAGTCAGCGTTGTTAGCGGAAAAAACGGCTGCAGCATATCTTATGGCGGCAGACCGGGCGATCATATCTGTTAACGGGAATACAGCAGCCCTTGCTGCAGATGAAATCCGTGAGCTCGCAGAGGCATCCGGGGCTGCGGTGGAAGTGAACCTCTTCCACCGGACCGATGAACGGATGGCGGCAATCACTGCCCACCTGAAGGCAGCGGGTGTCACCGTCCTTGAAGGGACGCCTGAACGTCTTCTTCCCCTTTCCCATGACCGTGCGCTCTGCCTGAGAGACGGCATCGGTACGGCTGATGTGGTGCTGGTGCCGCTGGAGGACGGGGATCGGTGTGAAGCACTGGTCGCCATGGGAAAGACGGTCATCACGATCGATTTAAATCCTCTCTCACGCACTGCACAGACGGCTACCGTGACGATTGTTGATGAACTGACACGTGCACTGCCGAATATCACCCGTGCATGCCGGGACATGACCCCTGAAACCGGAAACCAGCTGGTTGCGGCCCACGACAATACGGCCCTTCTCCGTGCCGCACTCAGGCAAATACAGGAGACTCTTGCCGATGCTCTGGATTGAAAAATACCGGCCGGAAACATTTGAAGATATCCGTGGGCAGGATGCCGTTGTCGGGATGCTGAAGGCGTTTTCCGCAGATTCACTGATTCCGCATCTCCTCATCAGCGGCCGCCACGGGACCGGAAAGAGCGTTGCTGTGGAGTGCCTCGCAAAAGAACTGTATGGGGAATTCTGGAAAGAGAATATGACGGTCATCCAGACCGGTGCACTCTTTCGGGGGGGGAAATCCTATCTGGAGAATGAGGAGAAATTTTCCCATCTTTACAAAAAGGATGCCAGCCTGATTAATAATTTCAAGTATATCGTGCGCTGGTTTGCCTCGGTGAAACCACTGGATGCCGAGTTTAAACTGATGGTCTTTGATGAGGCGGAGGCCCTGACGTTTGAAGCGCAGCAGGCACTCAGGAGAATGATGGAACGATTTTCCGGGACATGCCGGTTCATCTTCATTACCCGGACGCAGAGCGCGATTATCCCGGCCATTGCCTCCCGTGCCCTTCCGCTCTTTTTCCGGCCGCTCTCTGACGAGATTGTTCTTGAACTGATGACAGCGATCCTCGCACAGGAGAATGTTCCTGCATCCGCATATAATGAGGAGGAAACGGAACTGATCGCCGCCGCGGCACAGGGAGATGCACGTAAGGCAATCCTCTTCTGTCAGATGAACTGTGACAGCCGGATTGAAGGCGGGTTTGAGGAATATCTCGAATCAGAGACCGGCAATATCGCACGATCCGTCTTCCGGGTGCTCAGGAAGGGGGATATCGAAAAGGCAAAATCGGTCATTGAAATTCTTATGCTGGAATATGGCCTCTCCGGGCCGGAAGTGCTGGAAGAACTCTCACGTGCGAGGAAACAGGAGTACAACGATCCCCGTATCACTGTCGCTCTCGCGAATGCGGATATGATGATGCGGGATGCGGGCAATGAATATATCCAGATGGACGCCCTGCTCTCTTCAATTGTAAAAGAAGTATTTTTGGTGGAATAACAGTTATTCTGCCTGTCTGAGAGATGCAAGCACTCTCTCTTTTTTATCGCGTGCGGCATCTGCCGCCTGTTCCACCCGCTCCTTCATTGCGTCGAAGTCGTGGGGTGTTGTATCGACGACTTTCTTGATCGGTGTGTACGCCGATTCCCGGAAGCGGGGGATGAAGTCTGTCATCTCGCCGCCGGAGATCAATTTTGCATCTCCCGGCCCTTCGGTCACATAGCCAATCTTCTTCATGGTTACCCCGGTGGACGCAACCACATTAATGACCGCGTCTGCATCCTCAGGCCGTGTCACGACAAGCAGGGCATCAAGGGATACGCCCAGATAATCGATTTCGAGAGCGTCCAGCATGTTGAGCACGTCCGGGTCGACAAGAGATCGCAGGTCATCTTCAACAATTACGATGTCACACCCTGCTGTCTCTGCCATTTCATAGGCATCTCCCCGCAGACCGCCGTTCGTCACATCTGTCATGGTGTGTATTTTGGGGAGCACGTCACTTTTGAGGAGAGCTTCACATGCACGGAGGAACTGAATGTTGATGGTCTTCTCCACAACATCCGGGAACCCGGAATAAATGGCCGCGGTTGCAATTGTGCCGCCACCCGCCCCTTCGGTCATGAGGATGCAGTCGCCGGGTTCTGTTGCGGTTCGTGCGGTGAGATGATCGGCAACGCCGACTGCACCCACGCACCCGGTCATTCTGCTGCCAAGGACCATGTCGCCTCCGATTCTCAGTGTTGAGCCGGTCACAAGGGGGATATCCATTGCTTCACTGACAACCGAGATGCCTGCGGTATAATCGAATATCTTTGCCACATCGCCGTCATCCCCGACATGAATGTCAGAGAGCATGGCGACCGGTTTTGCACCCATGACATAGACATCACGCAGGGTGGCACGGGTGACATGGAATCCCGCAAGGAAGGGGTAATCCGAGAGGCGGGAGTGCATGCCGTCAACGGTGGTGATGATATATTTCCCGCCGGCTTCAACAGCGCCCGCATCGTCCATCTCATCGACGCCGACTGACGCACCGCTGCCACCGATTATTTTCGGGAACTGCCGGTGAGCAAAGAAATCCCCGATACCACGTGAACCTACACCAAATTCGCCCATGGTTACATCCGCTTTGGTATATTCAGTGAGTGCGGATGTGGCCAGATTGCTGTTTTTGACTTCTTCTACAACTGCACGGGCCATGGAGAGCGCATAGTCAGATGATGCACCCGGCTTCATCGAAAGAATCTGTTCTTTGAGATGGTGGGCACAGGTCTCTTCATCTGTTCCTGCTGAGAGGCATCGCCGTGTCAGCTCTTCAATATCCATAGGAAAGTGTTGTCTGCCACGTAACATAAAACCGGCATAAACCTTCAATCTGTATCGGGTGAAATACTACGGGTATGGAAGGACAGCGGGTACCGTTTGCATGTACGATTGCGGGTTCTGATTCCGGCGGAGGTGCCGGGATTCAGGCAGATCTAAAGACATTTGCCGCTCTTGGTGTGTGGGGATGTACGGTTGTCACCGCAGTGACCGCCCAGAATACCGTTGACGTGCTCGCCAGCCTGACTGTGGATACGCATATCATCTCCCGCCAGATGGAGGCAGTGTTTCAGGATTTTCCCATCCGGGCAGCAAAAACCGGTATGCTGCCGGATGCCGCAACGATCCGAACGGTTGCAGAGCATCTTCCTCCTGAGGTGTCCCTGGTGGTCGATCCGGTGATGGTTGCGACATCCGGGCGCCGCCTTGCGTCACCGGAAAGCCTGTCCGCGGTATGTGCACACCTGATACCCCGGGCTGCACTGATCACTCCCAATATTCCTGAACTATGTGTTCTCACCGGAAGGAAGACAATTACAACAACGGATGAGATGATCGCCGCCGGGCAGGAGATTCTTGCAATGGGTGCGGGGGCAGTGCTTATGAAAGGTGGACACCTGACCACAGAGAGGTCACCGGATGTTTTTCTGAGCGCTGATGAACAGTTCATCATCGACGGTCCCCGGTATCCCTATGAGGTGCATGGCTCGGGCTGCTCTCTTGCAGCTGCAATCACGGCATATCTGGTGCGGGGGGAAGCACTGCCGGATGCATGTCGTGAGGGGAAGATGTTTGTCTCCTGTGCCATCCGGGATGCGGTGCCCGCCCTTTCCGGGAGACGGATGGTTAATCCCGGAAGTATGATCTCTGATGCGATCCCCCGCCGGAAGTGAAAAATATTCACTCAATATTCTTTTTTTGAAAAAATTCTGCACAAATTATATCAGTGTTGATGAATGAAACATTCAATATAATGGTGTTGGGGAACGTATGGATACTATTGACCACGCGATTTTGAGTGAACTTGCCCGTGATGGCAGAATATCTATGGCAGAATTGGGGAAGCAGCTTGATATTGCTCCTTCCACTGTGTTCAAACGGATTGAAAAACTGAAAACATCCGGGGTAATTGAAGGGTTTACGATCGCAATTAACCCGGATTACTTCGCTGACAGCCTCATCTCGTTTCTGACAATCACTGTCTCCCCTGATGACAAAGAGGAGGTTGCATCCTTTCTTGCGAACCACGATAGTATCCTCGAGTTGTATGAGACGCTGGAGCCCAGTGATTTCATGGCAAAGGTGGTTGTGTCGTCGATTACCAACCTGAAAAATGAAATTCTGATCCCCTTATCCCGGTTCGCCGGGGTAAAAGAGATAAAAC
Above is a window of Methanogenium organophilum DNA encoding:
- the coaBC gene encoding bifunctional phosphopantothenoylcysteine decarboxylase/phosphopantothenate--cysteine ligase CoaBC, with protein sequence MNTVRTTLTGKQIVLGITGSIAAVDDVKLAHALRRLGADVQGVMTTAACGILHADAITYATGHETITRCGGLVEHVTYCGDGGSADLLLIAPATANTICKIAHGIDDTPVTTFATTAIGSGMPVVLVPAMHESMYRHPGVCACLETLKTWGITIVDPRIEEGKAKIAAIDTIVHKTERALSGLPLAGKTVLITSGPCRERLDDVRVLTARSSGIMGKELAREASRLGAEVWIVHGDTLSVPHVHNVYAESAGEMLTAIRTLCERQTFDYYLSAAAISDFAPAPREGKIPSGENVTVELLVQPKIILDVMQGKNRPKVIVAFKLGWDSRTEAENLLEAGADMVAANTPDVLGRDTGAYDLIRRDWCVHVEGTKTEVAETLWQNLL
- a CDS encoding dihydroneopterin aldolase family protein; this encodes MTDDAIQAAFEAGIKLGALYHQWVGTPISPDTAKSVETAIANAVALQPCVDSVSVTINTEMMEINPFGYSELAGKMFEVEIQTSVGDTTCTASLKFDGEYPLMEILDIK
- a CDS encoding TatD family hydrolase, with amino-acid sequence MTGLDIPVTDDHIHIDRENGRGIEAAKDFFRAGGTHIFLVTKPSWSHNVHPVTGDEFRHVYELTLETAAAIRETGVVVFPILGVHPAEIGKLTDRMSLADAEAVMKRGLDIAAEYVGEQAAVALKSGRPHYPVEPDVWEASNRILEHALILAHDSDCALQIHAETGPCADVFDMATRIGISPGRVVKHFGTPDTPLMPSLLARTKEIPACAHQGLVFTMESDYMDDNSRPGAVIGPKSVPRYTRKYLEGDLISEEEAWNIHADTPAKVYGVEISLF
- a CDS encoding AAA family ATPase, yielding MLWIEKYRPETFEDIRGQDAVVGMLKAFSADSLIPHLLISGRHGTGKSVAVECLAKELYGEFWKENMTVIQTGALFRGGKSYLENEEKFSHLYKKDASLINNFKYIVRWFASVKPLDAEFKLMVFDEAEALTFEAQQALRRMMERFSGTCRFIFITRTQSAIIPAIASRALPLFFRPLSDEIVLELMTAILAQENVPASAYNEEETELIAAAAQGDARKAILFCQMNCDSRIEGGFEEYLESETGNIARSVFRVLRKGDIEKAKSVIEILMLEYGLSGPEVLEELSRARKQEYNDPRITVALANADMMMRDAGNEYIQMDALLSSIVKEVFLVE
- a CDS encoding class I SAM-dependent methyltransferase, which translates into the protein MRVRKYPREMLSVLTDAEWVDTTRRPYVRGDDAFIPVKTGYAADEVIAEKTPYSGRGYQMLGDVALLHGRPPTEQEIREIGDWIHPRGIVYVSGYRGEKRIPDASVVYGECGEVCHHEAGFIFYLDPMTVMFAMGNREEKMRMSELIRTSGEHHPIRCADMFAGIGYFTIPAAVHGATVHAMEINPDSFHYLEKNIVANSVEAAVTPELGDCRDNLNGVYDHILMGHFDALAFLPDACAHVRRGTVLHVHTVGEQYDAISKICEEAGFSTKITPYRVKKYGPGAWHMVHDVVIQ
- a CDS encoding 4-phosphopantoate--beta-alanine ligase — its product is MIPDNHPRYRSLVARERIADAVRSGIVVVEGASAHGRGEAFDYLLCEKTSESALLAEKTAAAYLMAADRAIISVNGNTAALAADEIRELAEASGAAVEVNLFHRTDERMAAITAHLKAAGVTVLEGTPERLLPLSHDRALCLRDGIGTADVVLVPLEDGDRCEALVAMGKTVITIDLNPLSRTAQTATVTIVDELTRALPNITRACRDMTPETGNQLVAAHDNTALLRAALRQIQETLADALD
- a CDS encoding AIR synthase-related protein; translation: MDIEELTRRCLSAGTDEETCAHHLKEQILSMKPGASSDYALSMARAVVEEVKNSNLATSALTEYTKADVTMGEFGVGSRGIGDFFAHRQFPKIIGGSGASVGVDEMDDAGAVEAGGKYIITTVDGMHSRLSDYPFLAGFHVTRATLRDVYVMGAKPVAMLSDIHVGDDGDVAKIFDYTAGISVVSEAMDIPLVTGSTLRIGGDMVLGSRMTGCVGAVGVADHLTARTATEPGDCILMTEGAGGGTIATAAIYSGFPDVVEKTINIQFLRACEALLKSDVLPKIHTMTDVTNGGLRGDAYEMAETAGCDIVIVEDDLRSLVDPDVLNMLDALEIDYLGVSLDALLVVTRPEDADAVINVVASTGVTMKKIGYVTEGPGDAKLISGGEMTDFIPRFRESAYTPIKKVVDTTPHDFDAMKERVEQAADAARDKKERVLASLRQAE
- a CDS encoding pantoate kinase — encoded protein: MAESAVGFSPGHISGYFRRFDGDSMESTGSCGGGIVIDKGVYAVVTPARETSVSVNVARSADEDTCIARTSPPIEYALERLGVTATVKTITSLPPGAGFGLSAAALLATLTAANALFETGLTDDAIARLAHISELEHQTGLGDVAACTGGGIVCRKEPGISSSIIRMNGSGVTLSALSYGGLSTADVITSPAQMARVKEAYSAECAKSPQDFFRISREFAEKSGLIPEEIRPILDACDEHGIPASMTMLGKGVFALGDQSFSVLSEFGIPCELHVAEEGFRLIEVK
- a CDS encoding minichromosome maintenance protein MCM, producing MEEEIFDIEITDRAADWNTFLTKHYRKELGEISTEYPHLRSLEIDYRELSNWGKTGLEIADEILHNPGKVIGDVRDAVRNYNLIFTKDEEEKAENINIRFRCLPKKIDVRDIRSHHINTFISVEGILRKTTEVRPRLTQAVFRCLQCGTITAPYKQDYSRFQEPYRPCAQCERQTKMDLVPALSTFVDAQKLRIQESPEGLRGGEQPQTLDVDVIDDLTGTVAPGDRVIINGILRSVQRVNHGNKSTLFDIYIEANSIEIGEKEFEEVEISEEDEKIIRDLSNDPEIYDKISHSIAPSIYGMQDVKTAISLVLFGGIAKEMPDGSSLRGDIHMLLVGDPGIAKSQVLRYVIKLSPRGIYTSGKSSTSAGLTATAVKDEFGDGRWTLEAGALVLADMGIAAVDEMDKMAKEDRSALHEAMEQQTISIAKAGITATLRSRCALLGAANPKMGRFDEYAPIAEQINMPPSLLSRFDLIFIMEDKPEQKLDRAIGEHILKSHSVGELIQHNEKFPIEGINEEYILQQLAPVTPEIEPEVFRKYIAYAKRNCFPILSDDARETLISYYLNLRSLADDNSKPVPVTARQLEGLVRLSEASARIRLSNEIEVFDAERVIQIADRCLKKVAYDAETGTYDIDKLVTGVPKKRRDIARLLKETIRELADDKGMAQISDIVSTLLASGHNREDIEKMIEQMTKSGEAMEPRHGVIRLIN
- a CDS encoding DUF424 domain-containing protein, which produces MYMKIHRYSGVGHIVAVCDTELLNTTLTDEDLTIHVNEGFYGTTQCTDDEVKDAIMHASNCNLIGKKAIRIAIECGILDKNGYMMIGDVPHAQIYRT
- a CDS encoding 60S ribosomal export protein NMD3; the protein is MAIQENFCPKCGGKTANEGLCNKCKVESIEWLICEPRVECVICPTCGSMKRGSIWTDVTYDRQQLIEELAFAAVSVHNDLEDPELAISTRDPTPNRTHCIIYVRGQLYGLPVQKTCELKIIWKKENCDRCSRLSGGYYESTIQVRATDRKPDAYERERVEKIAYDIEESVQEAGERLSFITRVDNTRDGVDIVVSSHNIGDTISRQIVTEMGGKITRHPKLVGERDGRKLYRITILLRLPQFRKGDVVFFKKRYYEVRGTDSGLLRVFDLSEGISNVLHDGEYRLIGNIRDAESADVTYIDNDIAGILDPVSYEIKDVKAQAWLRLAAHEKVRFLRDKEEDEIILVG